In Desulfobacterales bacterium, the sequence CAGCCGCTGCGCTGACCTGTGAAAATGAGACAATCATTTCCGCTCGCTTAGCGATAGGTCCGGTGGCGGACAGACCTTTTCGTCCCCAACAGGCCGAAGTTGTTTTAAGAGGCGCTGCGCTGGGCGATTTAAAAGCCATCGACGAAGCCGCCATATTGGCCAGCCGGGAAGCCAATCCCAGAAGCAGCTGCCTGAGGGGTTGTGCCGATTATCGCCGCGAATTATTAAAAGTGCTTGTTAAACAGGTAATCATGGACGCAAGCGAAAGGCTTGCATGTTAGTCCGGGTCCCGCCAATAAGAAAGATGAGGAACCGTTATGACGCAGAGAACCATCAAACATAATCTGAGTTTCACGCTCAACGGCGAAATTACACTTGTTGAGGTTGAGGCGGATGACCGCCTGATCGACGTGCTACGGGATCGTTTATTGCTGACGGGAACCAAACAGGGCTGCGGTGATGGTGAGTGCGGCGCCTGTACGGTTCTGCTCAATGGGATACCGGTGAATTCATGCCTGGTCCCGGCCATGAAAGCACAGGGCAAAAGCGTCATCACCATTGAAGGTTTGGCCCGGGGGGATACCCTTCACCCCCTCCAGGAATCCTTTCTTGAGGCCGGCGCCGTCCAGTGCGGCTTTTGCACCCCCGGCATGATCCTTTCCGCCAAAGCCTTGCTGGATCATAAAAAAAATCCCGCAGATGAAGATATCAAACTGGCGTTGAGCGGCAATATTTGCCGCTGCACCGGTTATGTTCAGATCATTGAGGCGGTAAAAATAGCGGCTACAAAATTAAACGGTTCATAGCATTTACAAACTTTTCTCGATTACTATAGCGATTGCCAAAAATATGTTCCGATAGGATACCTTCTAAGTAGATTTTACGACAGCCGCCGGATGATTTTGTTTCAGTCGGCAAACTGTTTGAGTAAATTAGAGCGCGTTCAATTGAACCCGATGAGATCGCCGCAATTGTTTCAAATATTGATTCCCTCCAATTGTACATAATATCCAGGACAGGTTCAATTGTTACGCG encodes:
- a CDS encoding (2Fe-2S)-binding protein, whose protein sequence is MTQRTIKHNLSFTLNGEITLVEVEADDRLIDVLRDRLLLTGTKQGCGDGECGACTVLLNGIPVNSCLVPAMKAQGKSVITIEGLARGDTLHPLQESFLEAGAVQCGFCTPGMILSAKALLDHKKNPADEDIKLALSGNICRCTGYVQIIEAVKIAATKLNGS